The Calypte anna isolate BGI_N300 chromosome 23, bCalAnn1_v1.p, whole genome shotgun sequence genome has a segment encoding these proteins:
- the LOC115599571 gene encoding olfactory receptor 14A16-like produces the protein MSNSSSIRQFLLLAFADRRELQPLHFWLFLGIYLAALLGNGLIITTIACDHHLHTPMYFFLLNLSLLDLGSISTTLPKAMANSFWDNTDISYRGCAAQTFFFLFFITAEFYLLTIMSYDRYVAICKPLHYGTLLGSRACVHMAAAAWGSGFLHALLHTANTFSLPLCQGNALDQFFCEIPQILKLSCSHSYLRELGLLVVSACLPFGCFIFIMVSYVEIFRAVLRIPSEQGRHKAFSTCLPHLAVVSLFISTAMFAHLKPPSISSPSLDLVVSFLYSVVPPAVNPLIYSMRNQELKSSLRKCYRVSQQKAQLVQEKVVYLGYEISRGQRSLGTARKEAICQMPRPETVRDLRAFLGVTGWCRLWIYQYGILAKLLYGLLKESKNILGNLCKRNGKDPFKCCSPPSLQSELRSDPPGSTTPESRGPLNIAKNIPEGARHYGLATFTADFG, from the exons atgtccaacagcagctccatcaggcagttcctcctcctggcatttgcagacaggcgggagctgcagcccttgcacttctggctcttcctgggcatctacctggctgccctcctgggcaacggcctcatcatcaccaccatcgcctgtgaccaccacctccacacccccatgtacttcttcctcctcaacctctccctcctcgacctgggatccatctccaccactctgcccaaagccatggccaattcctTCTGGGACAACACCGACATCTCCTACaggggatgtgctgcacagacctttttctttttattcttcatcaCAGCagagttttatctcctgaccatcatgtcctacgaccgctacgtggccatctgcaaacccctgcactacgggaccctcctgggcagcagagcttgtgtccacatggcagcagctgcctggggctctgggtttctccatgctctgctgcacacagccaatacattttccctgcccctctgccagggcaatgccctggaccagttcttctgtgaaatcccccagatcctcaagctctcctgctcacactcctacctaAGGGAACTTGGGCTTCTTGTGGTCAGTGCATGTTTACCATTtggctgttttattttcatcatggtgtcctatgtggagatcttcagggctgtgctgaggatcccctctgagcagggaaggcacaaagccttttccacgtgcctccctcacctggccgtggtgtccctgttcatcagcacagccatgTTTGCCcacctgaagcccccctccatctcctccccatccctggacctggtggtgtcatttctgtattcggtggttcctccagcagtgaaccccctgatctacagcatgaggaaccaggagctcaagagTTCTCTGAGGAAATG TTATCgagtctcccaacagaaagcacagctggtgcaagaaaaggtggtctACCTTGGATACGAGATCTCTAGAGGACAGAGATCCCTAGGAACagcgaggaaagaagccatctgccagatgcccaggcctgaaacGGTGAGAGACCTGCGAGCCTTCCTGGGAGTGACAGGTTGGTGTCGCCTGTGGATATACCAGTACGGCATCCTTGCTAAACTCCTCTATGGTTTGCTGAAAGAgtctaaaaatattctg ggaaacctctgcaagagaaatgggaaggaccCTTTCAAGTGttgctcaccaccttcactgcagtccGAATTAAGGAGCGACCCACCTGGATCCACTACTCCCGAGTCAAGAGGACCCCTGAACATTGCCAAGAACATTCCTGAGGGAGCTAGACATTATGGACTGGCGACCTTTACTGCTGACTTTGGATAA